One Corvus hawaiiensis isolate bCorHaw1 chromosome 34 unlocalized genomic scaffold, bCorHaw1.pri.cur SUPER_34a, whole genome shotgun sequence genomic window carries:
- the LOC125320715 gene encoding LOW QUALITY PROTEIN: REST corepressor 2-like (The sequence of the model RefSeq protein was modified relative to this genomic sequence to represent the inferred CDS: deleted 5 bases in 4 codons; substituted 1 base at 1 genomic stop codon) yields MPSVMEKPSGILSRSRAKAGGGAGPPHSEDEASEDEHAHDSMIRVGADYQAVIPDCKPESPARYSNKELKGMLVWAPNHCVSDAKLDRYIAMAKDKHGYNIEQALGMLLWHKHDVEKSLADLANFTPFPDEWTVEDKVLFEQAFSFHGKSFARIQQMLRTSSFPALVKYYYSWKKTRSRTSVMDRQARRLLGRRDRDDSNDETDEHRPSPDGDTEPADPQKEPSXLQPCYPKAGPRKEPQYRHHPPARQRRRPPRGMRLSREDVAEVTANPDLGARALRQLDCQLVALKRQVQRIKQINSGLRQALDGGLEGLRPPEGNGKFSSRWTTDEQLLVVQALRRYGRDFPAVAAVLGNKTAAQVRSFVLGPRRRLGLERLLRQRQGRGEPPTAPPGDRPEPEEDEEVRRGWGGGWGRV; encoded by the exons ATGCCGTCGGTGATGGAGAAGCCCTCGGGGATCCTGTCCCGCAGCCGGGCCAaggcggggggcggcgcg gggccCCCCCACTCCGAGGACGAGGCCAGCGAGGACGAGCACGCCCACG acAGCATGATCCGGGTG GGGGCCGACTACCAGGCGGTAATTCCCGACTGCAAACCAG aGAGCCCCGCTCGCTACAGCAACAAGGAGCTGAAGGGGATGCTGGTGTGGGCCCCCAACCACTGCGTGTCCGACGCCAAAC TGGACAGGTACATCGCCATGGCCAAGGACAAGCACGGCTACAACATCGAGCAG gccctggggatgctgctgtggCACAAACACGACGTGGAGAAGTCCTTGGCTGACCTGGCCAACTTCACGCCCTTCCCGGACGAGTGGACGGTGGAGGACAAGGTGCTCTTCGAGCAGGCCTTCAGCTTCCACGGCAAGAGCTTCGCCCGCATCCAGCAGATG CTCCGGACAagctcattcccagccctggtCAAGTATTATTATTCCTGGAAGAAAACCCGATCCCGCACCAGCGTCATGGACCGCCAGGCCCGGCGCCTGCTGGGCCGCCGGGACCGCGACGACAG CAACGACGAGACTGACGAGCACCGACCCAGCCCCGACGGGGACACGGAGCCTGCGGACCCCCAAAAA GAACCCAGCTAATTGCAGCCGTGCTACCCCAAGGCGGGGCCGCGCAAGGAGCCGCAGTACCGGCACCACCCCCCGGCGCGGCAGCGGCGCCGC CCCCCCCGCGGGATGCGCCTGAGCCGCGAGGATGTGGCCGAGGTCACGGCCAACCCCGACCTGGGCGCGCGGGCCCTGCGCCAGCTCGACTGCCAGCTGGTGGCCCTCAAGCGGCAG GTGCAGCGGATCAAACAGATCAACAGCGGCCTCAGGCAGGCGCTGGACGGGGGCCtggaggggctgcggccgcctGAG GGCAATGGCAAGTTCAGCTCCCGCTGGACAACGgatgagcagctgctggtggtgcagg CCCTGCGCCGTTACGGCCGCGATTTCCCGGCGGTGGCGGCCGTGCTGGGCAACAAAACAGCGGCGCAGGTTCGGAGCTTCGTGCTG GGCCCCCGGCGCCGCCTCGGCCTCGAGCGGCTCCTGCGGCAGCGCCAGGGCCGGGGGGAGCCCCCGACAGCCCCCCCCGGGGACCGCCCCGAGccggaggaggacgaggaggtgaggaggggctggggcgggggctgggggcgggTCTGA